The window GCTTTGCTGGTGCTTTTGGCCCAACACGAGTTTGTGCGCCTGATCGGGGACTTAAGTCCACACCGGGGGCTGGTTTTCGCCGGGGGGCTCGTTCTGGTGACCGCCGCCTATTTGAACCCGGGCCGGTTCCCGGATGCCGCGCTGTTCGCGCTGCTATTGCTGTACCTCGGGGCCTTCGTTTTCTTTTTCCCCCGTATTGCGCCCGGATCGCTTGCCGGCACCTTGTTGGGCGCGGTGTACCCCGGCCTTCTGGCGTACCTCTACCTGCTGCGGGCCCTGCCGGACGGATGGCTGTGGCTGTTGCTTGTTCTCGTGGTCACCTGGGCGTTTGACATGTTTGGGTACTTCACCGGAATGGTGTTGGGCCGCATCCGGATGACGCCCAACCTGAGCCCCAAGAAAACTGTTGAAGGTCTGGCCGGCGGAATCCTGGCCGCCGTGGCGGCAGCGGCCGCCGGCGGGTTCTTCATCGCCGGGAAGCTGGACTGGCCGTTCATCGTGCTTGGTCTCCTGATCGGCGCCGCGGCGCAAACCGGTGACCTGGCGACCTCGGCTTTGAAGCGTTTTGCCGGGGTGAAGGACGCCGGGCGTTTGCTCCCCGGGCATGGGGGAGTGCTGGACCGGTTTGACAGCATGCTGGTAAGCGCTCCGCTGGGCTACTACCTGATCCAGTGGCTGATTCTGAGATAAAACCTCCAAGAAGAAAACTATAAGGAAACTAAAAAGGCGCCGTCCAGCCGGATAGTGACTGATGTCTAGTTGCCGGCAAGCTACAATCCCAGGGTAAAGATAAGGCTGCCTCCGGCGGCACCGGTGATTACAACGACCCAGGAAGGCAATTTCCAATACTCCAGCATCCCGAACAAGACCGCCGCCAGGGCGAAATCCACCGGTTTATTGATGGAGCTGGTCCATATCGGGTCATACAGGGCGGCCAGCAATAGACCGACTACGGCGGCGTTTACCCCCATCAGGGCGCCTTGAACGTTGGGATAGCTGCGGAGAGCGTTCCAGAAAGGAAGTATGCCGATCACCAACAGGAACGCCGGCAGGAAGATACCAATGGTCGCCACCGTGGCACCCGGCCAACCATTTATGATCGCTCCCAGATAAGCAGCAAAGGTGAACAAGGGACCGGGAACGGCCTGAGCCGCCCCGTATCCGGCCAGGAACATTTCCTTGCTGACCCAGCCCACGGGTACCACTTCTCTTTCCAGCAGGGGCAGTACGACGTGTCCCCCGCCGAACACCAGCGATCCGGCACGGAAAAAGGTGTCGAAAACCGCCAACGATTGATAAGCAGTGAGTTGCCTTACAACAGGCAAAAAAACCAGTAAGCCCCCGAAAAGAATCAGGCAACCTATTGCCACCGAACGGTGAATATGTAAATTGAGAGTGGAAAATTCGGGCATCTTGGTGTTCTTATACAGGAAAACACCGACGAATCCGGCCAAAACAATCAAAATTACCTGCATGAAAGCTGTTTGCCACATCAAAATAGCAGTGGCCGTCAATAGGGCAATCGTGGCGCGATTGCGATCCGGCGTCAGGTTTCTACCCATTCCCAGGACCGCGTGGGCCACGATGGCCACCGCGACGATCTTCAAAGCGTGGATCAGTCCGGTGCCTGCTATATCGAACTCTTGTAGCAGCAAGGCGAAGAGTATGAGGGCGAGCGCCGACGGCAGGGTAAAACCGATCCACGCTATAACCGCTCCCGGTAAACCACCACGTATCGCCCCGATGCCGATTCCCACCTGGCTGCTCGTCGGCCCCGGCAGAACCTGGCACAGAGCGACCAGGTCGGCGTAGCTTCTCTCATCCAACCACTTGCGCCTGCGGACATATTCATGATGAAAGTAACCAATATGGGCGATCGGACCGCCGAACGATGTCAGGCCAAGCCTAAGAGTCACACCGAACAACTCAAGTAAAGTTTCTACCCGGCTTTTTTGTGGACTGCTTTCGTGTTTGCTGTCAGAATTGGGTTGTGTGTTCATCCGTCTCTCCACCTCGGGTATCAATGTTACAGCCATCTCTAAAGAACTTCTTGAACCAACTCTCTGATCTTGTTTCGAGCTTTCGCCAAAGCATCCGCTCCTTTGGGGGTGATGCTGTAATACTTTCTTATCTTGCCCCTCACAAGCCGGTCCTCTTTTTTCAAGTAGCCGCGGTCAGCCATTTGATGCAGCGTGGGATATAAAGTTC is drawn from Candidatus Desulforudis audaxviator MP104C and contains these coding sequences:
- a CDS encoding chromate transporter, whose amino-acid sequence is MNTQPNSDSKHESSPQKSRVETLLELFGVTLRLGLTSFGGPIAHIGYFHHEYVRRRKWLDERSYADLVALCQVLPGPTSSQVGIGIGAIRGGLPGAVIAWIGFTLPSALALILFALLLQEFDIAGTGLIHALKIVAVAIVAHAVLGMGRNLTPDRNRATIALLTATAILMWQTAFMQVILIVLAGFVGVFLYKNTKMPEFSTLNLHIHRSVAIGCLILFGGLLVFLPVVRQLTAYQSLAVFDTFFRAGSLVFGGGHVVLPLLEREVVPVGWVSKEMFLAGYGAAQAVPGPLFTFAAYLGAIINGWPGATVATIGIFLPAFLLVIGILPFWNALRSYPNVQGALMGVNAAVVGLLLAALYDPIWTSSINKPVDFALAAVLFGMLEYWKLPSWVVVITGAAGGSLIFTLGL
- a CDS encoding phosphatidate cytidylyltransferase codes for the protein MAARVLTALFGAPLLLLAAWLGGFYLAAAVALLVLLAQHEFVRLIGDLSPHRGLVFAGGLVLVTAAYLNPGRFPDAALFALLLLYLGAFVFFFPRIAPGSLAGTLLGAVYPGLLAYLYLLRALPDGWLWLLLVLVVTWAFDMFGYFTGMVLGRIRMTPNLSPKKTVEGLAGGILAAVAAAAAGGFFIAGKLDWPFIVLGLLIGAAAQTGDLATSALKRFAGVKDAGRLLPGHGGVLDRFDSMLVSAPLGYYLIQWLILR
- a CDS encoding PadR family transcriptional regulator, with product MDDLMIRDFFLGFIKIHILHHASHEPVYGAFLIEELANHGYNISPGTLYPTLHQMADRGYLKKEDRLVRGKIRKYYSITPKGADALAKARNKIRELVQEVL